ATAGAGACCAAGCAACCGGCGCTGTACGCGACGGGTTAAAAATCTGGCAATGATTATAATCTATTCGTTTTGAGTTACGGTTTTGTTTAATTACTTATAAATTTCGTATAACTAaaacatttcatgtttttatgaaatgtaggtataaTGTAAAgtaccggaggacgatcaagctcaacgaagaaccgaacacgatcaataTTCAAGCTTCCGCAATACATGTCGTCACATTTTAAACGACAATATCAATGTATGATGTTGAAATGTTTTAAACCATGAAATGTTTTAACAAACTCATATTTTCAACTGTATTTGTAATCGATAATACACAATTTTAGTCGATGTTTATATGTAAAACGTATAAATCAAGTAAGGGTCTTACAACATGTCATCTGCACAATACTTCTTAGGCAAAACTCACTTTTTAATAGATCATCCCCCTTTCATGTATAcgtaaaaatgtttaaaatatcACATATACCCAACTTATATTTAGAATAAAATTTATTCCATACCCAAgtttaatatatacatatacaggGGAGGGTTCATTGGAAAATAGAGGAACCATGCATTTAATATGTTTaaaattcaacttaacatgttaaaaatcaatatTTAAAAAACTTCGAATCTTTTGCATGTAAATACACATAGAaccattttattaaaaaatcaaaaaataaaaatataaaagaatgtttaaaaaaagattaatttttttaaaagtaTTTTTAGGATTATAAATTGAATTTTTAATATATCTTTAATATGTTAAATGCACTGCTctcggttccccacttttttagtgttcaaCAATGAAACTCACACTATACATACACACGCGTATCAAAAGTAATTAAACAATCATATTTACTCGTTTCTTAAAAAAAGTAAACACAATCAAAATATTACCAATATATTATTATTTCCTCAAACTATAACATTTTTTAGATACATCACAGTCTTCATTCTGCAGGATTTGAATCTTTTACCTTTTAGTTGTGAAACACACACCCAGTGGCGGATCCATGAACTTCTTTCAGTGGGTTCGTTTTGATAATTCTCACtgtttttttccaaatcatacaaagTTCTTAATATTTTTTTCCAAACCGAGTAGGTTCATGTAAACCCACAAAACAGGGTTGGATCCGCCACTGCACACACCTAAACTATCAGGATGTGTTGTTGAGAACAACTTTAACTTTTTATATATACCCATTCTTAACCTTTATTTACAATATTTTTCTTATAATATGAAATTTAAAATTCTCAGGCTGAAGGGTTTAACTATATACATCTTCAGCCCTATAATTTTAagggttttatatattttttaataattattttgttaaaactGATTTGTAAGAAAGTTCAACTTTTGTTATTTGGTTTAGATAAATGATATACTAAACTTTATAAAACACATTCTATAGAATTTATATGAATGCTAGTTTACAAAATGTTGCACTATAGCTTGTACTTCAAGCAGCTTTATGCGTGTGTTGTGCATCTCGTGATTGTACCCTTAGTTTCGGAGGTTGTAACCTTTTATTTAGTCTAAACTAAATTTCAACGTTTCAAAAATACAtgttaatttcataaaaataaaacGTATAACATAAAATAACAAACTTTTTCCATGTGAATTTACGATCACTTTAATGACATTCGCATGTAAATGGATTTTTTTTAACCAAGATGAGTTCTCAAACTAATCTTAAATCCGCTCAAAACAATGGGGATCGGCTATTGACGTTGCGATTGCAGCAGTCAACGAATCCATCTTCCAATCAACCATTCGAGTTTTCTGCAACTGAAGCAACCAATTATTCCAGTTTCATGCGATTGAAACAATGGAGAAGCATAACCAGTCACCTGAAGCAATGAGATAAGTAGAATTGGTGGATGCAAGTAAAGAAGGAAGAACATAATCCTAAAAAAGCTACTCGATTAGTAACCGATAAAAACTTAAAACCGGGTCGCAAAATAATGAAAAAATGGTTATAAACCAAAATGCAGTTAAAATTGACCATAATATATAAGTCTAAgttaaaaacatattatatttcaTAACTTTCTTAAATTATAACATCATCTAACTTTGTTCAAAATGATACATCACACATTCTTGTCCTATAATGTCATTGAGTAAAGAGTTCAAACTTTTAGTCTCACCCACCCATGAAATTACCTTTCTACCCCTCTAACTAAACCATACCCCTCCTCATCGGAATCTATGGTGGATGACTACAAAACCACATCCCCTAAAATAGTCATACAAGAGGGGTTTAACTTTTAAAGCAATCAATCAATCTCATACATTTCTTCAATTCACTTTTCACATCAATCTCATCACAATTACTTCATGTTCTTCATCTCAATTTTGAAATTTCATCACTAAATTTTATTGTAATCCTTCAGGACAGTTACGTGATGCATACGAATCATTAAAACCTAATTTCAGACAGGTAATTTCACTCCGATCTCTGTAACTGTTTGCTAAATTCTGAAATTATTATGTTTCGCTTGTAAATCGGTGTTTTGTTTGGTGTAATTTGTGTTTTTAGCCGAGATTTGTTCCGATCTTCGTCAGGTTTAACCGTTTAACTGTTTTAAGTTAAATTTCCGATTTATGCTCCGTTAATTTTGTTAATTGTAGGCAGATCCGATCGGATTTGTAGAATTTGCAGTTTTCTCGTCTGATCTCGTTGAATTTATGTCTATTTACGATCTAGTCGTTGAAAATCCGTTAGATGTTAACGGAGATATTGAATTTTTGTATAATTTAGGTCAATTGTGGACTTTATTGCCGTAGATTATTTGTGGACAAGCTCTTGTTGTTCAGATATTAAATGTCTGGTTCATAAATGGCAATTATGTATGTGATTCATCTGGTCCTTAGAATATGTCTATTCAAGTCATGaaaaataataagaataatagTAAGTGTTTTAATTCTTTGAtttaattacaaatttacaagCAGTGCTGATCGCTGGCCCATTCGGTTGACGATTGATCATGGCAAATTATGTTTATCATCTGGTCCTTAGAACAAGTCTATTCAAGTAATGAAACATATTAAGTGTTTTAATTCTTTGATTTAACTACGAGCAGTACCGATCCCAAGCAGTACCGGTCAGTGGTTCGTTTGATTGACGATTGATCTCTTATTAGCATGCATACTTAAGATATGGTGTTGAAGAAGAGGATATATGATGGAGGATTTCATGGTTTACTGCCTCCAGTGATACCTAAAGCTCCTAGATCCTTGAGGGTAATGAGTGTGAACTTGATCACATATTTGTTATAGAAATGTTAGTTGATTTCTACCGACACATTTTGTTTGTTTCTTTTAGAAGCGGTGTTTACGCAACAAGTCATCCGCAGATGGGGAAATTAGCGGTTTTGAGTTATTAGCCGCTGTGGCCGACAAGTTGTTACAGGAACAGGAGAGTGAAAGTTCTACTTCGAGTGTTGGTTCGAAAGGAAAGGGACCAATCGGCATTCATGAAGAAGGTGCCAAACATGAACCCCTTGAAGTCAATGTCGACGTCAAGGTCAACTCTGTGATACCGGATCATCATGATCCCGCCAGCGGTGCAGAGAGCGAGCTTGTTGCTCAACCTACTAATCTAGACCCTCGTTTAAAAGAATCACCACATTCCGAGAATGATTCTGGTTCAGATCATGCTTCTATTGTTACAAATTCTGGTTTCGTAAAAAAAGTCAACACTAGTTTAATAATGGAAGCCATTGAAGACAAACCGCGTAATATGTATGATGTTAGCGTTGGTTATAATAGAGATGAAATACATCCCGTGGCTGTAGAGAAACAAAGTGGAGGGTTGACTTCAGTCAAGACCTACAATGTAAAGGACGGTTTGAAACCATGTGTACATACCGGTGTGTCAAACAAGTCATATACCAGCGCAGATTTACCCTATTATAAGGATCGTGTTCGCGGTGCTTGTTTACCAAGGGATAGGGGAAATGTGAATATTAATAttagagatgatgatgatgaaaaataCTTTAGGTATAATAACCGTAATAACACCAGATTGAGGGCATTTGGATCACGGTCACGTGCTGGATATAGAAGAATGAGGAAAATGATGCCTTCTAGATACTGGAAAGTAGCACGAAAGCTGCACGAGTATGAACTCCAAAACGGCACCAGTAAGTGAAGTATACAgtatacaactatacatacaccatatatatagttttcgtacAACATTTGAGTTATTTGTCTTTTTTCAGGTGGCAGAGTTAAATCCTTTTACCATAAAAGGAAAAAGATATGCATGAGAGAATGGTTTCAAGCCGATGCTGCCGTTAAAAGGAGGAAGTTGTTTCATAATAGCTCTAAAAATTCATATATAAAGGAGGCAAGTAACGAAAGCATGTCAAATCTAGTGAAATTTAGCATTAAGTCCTTCAAAGTTCCAGAATTGTACGTTGAGGTCCCCGAAACTGAAACCGTCGGCTCCCTGAAGGTATTATTTAGAACTAAATTCAATCCTCGTAATATTTAATACGTGTTTCTTTATTGGTTAAACTGTTTTTGGTTCTCAATATGCTAATTATTTTTTACAGAGGAGTGTGATGGAAGCTGTCAAGGCGATTTTACATGGTAAATTACATGTAGGGGTAGTTGTTCAAGGGAAGAAAGTTAGAGATGACAACAGAACGCTACAACAATCTGGGATTTCCCAAAATTGTAACCTTGAAACTGTAGGGTTTACATTGGAGTCTAGTTTACCTGAAGTTTCTCCGTTTCTTGCTCGGGAAGAAACTCCATCATGCAACGCGCAGCAATGGCTATCTCGGTACTACATACTTCATGGTTTACTAATTAATTTGGATtaaaaaatgtaactttaatGCTTATTTATTTGTATTTACTATTATGCTGTCTTCTAGTCCTATTATTGATGGGTGTTTCTCAAGTTCTTCATCGGGTCCTCCGCCTCTGGCAACTAGTTTGGACAACCATCTTGAGAAGAACGAAGAAAGTACAACTTTTGCAGCTGAAGGTACAGAAGTTATGACACAAGAACCGGTGGAAGATTCCAAAGCTCTTGTGGTTGTTCCGCCGCTAGATGCTGAGGTACTCTCGGTGGTCCCGTTCAGTGAAA
This genomic stretch from Helianthus annuus cultivar XRQ/B chromosome 8, HanXRQr2.0-SUNRISE, whole genome shotgun sequence harbors:
- the LOC110872601 gene encoding telomere repeat-binding protein 3, with amino-acid sequence MVLKKRIYDGGFHGLLPPVIPKAPRSLRKRCLRNKSSADGEISGFELLAAVADKLLQEQESESSTSSVGSKGKGPIGIHEEGAKHEPLEVNVDVKVNSVIPDHHDPASGAESELVAQPTNLDPRLKESPHSENDSGSDHASIVTNSGFVKKVNTSLIMEAIEDKPRNMYDVSVGYNRDEIHPVAVEKQSGGLTSVKTYNVKDGLKPCVHTGVSNKSYTSADLPYYKDRVRGACLPRDRGNVNINIRDDDDEKYFRYNNRNNTRLRAFGSRSRAGYRRMRKMMPSRYWKVARKLHEYELQNGTSGRVKSFYHKRKKICMREWFQADAAVKRRKLFHNSSKNSYIKEASNESMSNLVKFSIKSFKVPELYVEVPETETVGSLKRSVMEAVKAILHGKLHVGVVVQGKKVRDDNRTLQQSGISQNCNLETVGFTLESSLPEVSPFLAREETPSCNAQQWLSRPIIDGCFSSSSSGPPPLATSLDNHLEKNEESTTFAAEGTEVMTQEPVEDSKALVVVPPLDAEVLSVVPFSEKSSKRYEFSQRRTRRPFSVSEVEALVEAVEILGAGRWRDVKMRAFGDANHRTYVDLKDKWKTLVHTASISPQQRRGEPVPQNLLDRVLVAHAYWSQHQAKQPAKNQKPLEAQM